Proteins from a genomic interval of Lacticaseibacillus pabuli:
- a CDS encoding acetate/propionate family kinase codes for MANVLAINTGSSSLKWKLFLMPAETLVAGGMVDRLGQPSSKLVIKYNNGAKYELQTEIESADDAVHLILDKLIELKIIDDLSQINGVGHRVVAGGEIFDKSTLVDAEKLRQIKKLGELAPLHNPVEARGIASFMHVLPGVPEVAVFDTSFHTSLQPMNYLYSIPTKYYRDYGLRKYGAHGTSVRYVATQTAQMMNKPLKDLRLVVMHLGNGVSITAVKDGKSFDTSMGYTPVAGVTMGTRSGDIDPSLVMMLMKKLGLQDPDDVIKILNTESGLLGLSGLSSDMRDLEATRDSRPESQLAIDIFVNRIIKYVAGYIAEMGGADALVFTAGMGEAEALMRTRVINKLQVFGVKLDETKNEAAKGESDITGAGSSMRVMMVPTNEELMIARDVYEISHDNN; via the coding sequence GTGGCCAATGTTCTTGCAATCAATACTGGTAGTTCATCTTTAAAATGGAAGCTTTTCCTGATGCCTGCAGAGACACTTGTGGCAGGAGGGATGGTTGATCGTCTGGGTCAGCCGAGCTCGAAACTTGTCATCAAGTATAACAACGGCGCAAAGTACGAGTTGCAGACCGAAATCGAAAGTGCCGATGATGCGGTGCACCTGATTTTAGATAAGCTGATTGAGCTGAAAATCATTGACGACTTGTCCCAGATTAACGGGGTGGGTCACCGTGTCGTTGCCGGTGGTGAGATTTTTGATAAGTCGACGCTGGTTGACGCGGAGAAACTGCGGCAGATTAAGAAGCTGGGCGAGTTAGCACCATTGCATAACCCCGTTGAGGCGCGTGGCATCGCATCCTTTATGCACGTATTGCCAGGTGTGCCAGAAGTTGCGGTCTTTGATACCTCGTTCCACACGTCTCTGCAGCCGATGAACTATCTGTACAGTATTCCAACGAAGTATTACCGCGATTACGGTCTCCGTAAGTATGGGGCACATGGTACCAGTGTCCGCTATGTGGCCACACAGACCGCTCAGATGATGAATAAGCCGCTGAAGGACTTGCGCCTGGTTGTAATGCACCTGGGCAATGGGGTGTCCATTACGGCAGTTAAGGACGGCAAGAGCTTTGATACCTCGATGGGTTACACTCCGGTTGCCGGGGTTACCATGGGGACGCGCAGCGGGGACATTGACCCCTCGCTGGTCATGATGCTCATGAAGAAGCTCGGCCTACAGGATCCGGATGACGTTATCAAGATTTTGAACACGGAATCTGGATTGCTCGGGCTTTCCGGCCTGTCCTCTGACATGCGTGATTTGGAAGCCACACGTGACAGCCGTCCTGAATCTCAGCTGGCAATCGACATCTTTGTGAACCGGATTATCAAATATGTTGCTGGCTATATTGCCGAGATGGGTGGCGCTGATGCGCTGGTCTTCACGGCCGGCATGGGTGAGGCCGAAGCTTTGATGCGGACCCGTGTCATTAACAAGTTGCAGGTCTTTGGCGTGAAGCTTGATGAAACAAAAAATGAAGCGGCGAAGGGTGAGTCAGATATCACTGGTGCCGGTTCCAGCATGCGTGTCATGATGGTGCCAACTAATGAAGAGCTGATGATTGCCCGTGACGTTTACGAGATAAGTCATGACAATAATTGA
- a CDS encoding class I SAM-dependent methyltransferase yields the protein MAKEELEHLYEQMKQATELLQGNLHTGMIDALIEVGDDIHDRDVQQEDGLPDDATAKKLQAIIDEMDLNKFEPEEIRQVLQLEMVFAAEFDKLEPNQQITPDALATLASFIILTITPKLEDPYQLADIAAGSGNLLYAVQNQLEQEGGANVHAYAVDNDENMLGLASMSAGLTGADVDLYHQDAIDPLPFNDVNAVVSDLPVGYYPIDERAKDFATAAQSGHSYAHHLLMEQGLKVLKPGGLGLFFVPSAVFKSDESKGLTEWIAQNAYFQGLLGMPESFFSTPDAAKSLLVLQKPGADAKQATQVLLGQFPDINDHAAFQKFVVDVRNWHRQNLED from the coding sequence TTGGCCAAAGAAGAGCTGGAACATTTGTATGAGCAGATGAAACAAGCAACTGAACTGTTGCAAGGCAACCTGCACACCGGGATGATTGATGCCCTGATCGAGGTCGGCGACGACATTCACGATCGCGACGTCCAGCAAGAGGACGGACTGCCTGACGATGCCACGGCTAAAAAGCTACAGGCAATTATCGACGAAATGGATTTGAACAAGTTTGAGCCGGAAGAGATTCGGCAGGTCTTGCAGCTAGAAATGGTGTTTGCAGCTGAGTTTGATAAGTTGGAACCCAATCAGCAAATCACCCCGGATGCGCTGGCAACGCTTGCCAGTTTCATTATTTTGACCATCACGCCAAAGCTTGAGGATCCTTATCAACTCGCCGACATTGCGGCCGGTAGTGGTAACTTGCTCTATGCGGTGCAGAACCAGCTAGAACAAGAGGGTGGTGCCAACGTGCACGCCTATGCGGTTGACAATGATGAAAATATGTTGGGCTTAGCTAGCATGAGTGCTGGTTTAACTGGTGCGGATGTTGATTTGTATCATCAGGATGCAATTGACCCACTTCCGTTTAACGACGTGAACGCGGTCGTTTCTGACTTGCCAGTGGGGTACTATCCGATTGACGAGCGCGCCAAGGACTTCGCGACGGCCGCGCAGTCTGGTCACTCCTATGCGCATCATTTGCTAATGGAACAGGGGCTCAAGGTGCTCAAACCAGGTGGTCTCGGCCTGTTCTTCGTTCCTAGCGCTGTGTTTAAGTCCGACGAATCCAAGGGCCTTACCGAGTGGATTGCACAGAATGCATACTTCCAGGGACTGCTGGGTATGCCGGAATCATTCTTTAGCACCCCGGACGCCGCAAAATCGCTACTGGTTTTGCAAAAGCCCGGCGCGGATGCGAAGCAAGCGACCCAAGTTCTCTTGGGTCAGTTCCCTGATATTAATGACCATGCTGCATTTCAAAAGTTCGTCGTCGATGTGCGCAACTGGCACCGGCAGAATCTAGAAGACTAA
- a CDS encoding pilus assembly FimT family protein, with protein sequence MRRRGYTLIEVLAALAIVTAMMTVGLFLGSRFVTRHNEQAYFRRVQSEWRSLQTRAEVTPQPIAIDFNGGSREILLTSGTTPVQRLPLPKSLSLLSTSRLAQNPGKQFATPRVIYVHSRLGYEYRLAFEMGWGKLIVTRVDLGD encoded by the coding sequence ATGCGCCGGCGCGGTTATACGTTGATTGAGGTGTTAGCCGCGTTGGCAATTGTGACTGCGATGATGACGGTGGGCTTGTTTTTGGGAAGCCGGTTTGTCACGCGGCACAATGAACAGGCCTATTTTCGCCGCGTGCAAAGTGAGTGGCGTTCGTTGCAAACACGTGCGGAGGTGACGCCGCAACCAATTGCCATCGACTTTAACGGGGGTTCACGTGAGATTTTGTTAACCAGTGGGACGACGCCTGTGCAACGTTTGCCTTTGCCGAAAAGCCTATCATTGCTGTCGACTTCGCGACTCGCACAGAACCCCGGTAAACAATTTGCCACGCCGCGGGTCATCTACGTGCATTCACGTTTGGGATATGAGTATCGCCTGGCATTTGAAATGGGGTGGGGAAAATTAATCGTCACAAGAGTCGATCTGGGGGATTAA
- a CDS encoding prepilin-type N-terminal cleavage/methylation domain-containing protein, translated as MSDKKRMGFTLIEVLAALAIIVVLTLALILTVKGQVEQAHQKDTELMISTVNSQIEVQAVDLEKSELAGLRSLKGLASAGYISAQQLEALNKAHVKIGTKAGLPHLSASKR; from the coding sequence GTGAGCGATAAGAAGCGGATGGGATTTACCTTGATTGAGGTGCTAGCGGCGCTGGCGATTATCGTCGTGCTGACACTGGCATTAATTTTGACGGTTAAGGGGCAAGTGGAGCAGGCCCATCAAAAGGACACAGAGCTAATGATCAGCACGGTGAATTCGCAAATTGAGGTCCAGGCAGTTGATCTTGAAAAGTCGGAGTTGGCTGGACTACGGAGTTTGAAGGGGCTGGCAAGTGCGGGGTACATCAGTGCCCAACAACTCGAGGCGTTGAACAAGGCGCACGTCAAGATTGGCACCAAGGCCGGCTTGCCGCATTTATCGGCAAGTAAACGCTGA
- a CDS encoding type II secretion system F family protein, giving the protein MHKISMKAQAKCCSTLSFLLGAGFTLAQGMAFLQVQMPRWQTQLAATADKMAAGASVTDAFAAGGFSPVVCTQLGLSGQHGNLDQTLRELSDYLTLLQESRGKVGQLLAYPLTLFGLLTILQAGIVYWVLPQMTAKPAGAMVPQILLIVFVLLVSGGVVLIMKGLDESARYRLLRHVPIVGGMLARYYQYEFAIGAASFLGVGRDLADYCDYLSERGTGPLAELGDRVTVAVAQGEPLPAALHNALVPQGFVQLVEMGQEPELFSRSVAAYAKGMFGELQAQMNQLLGFVQPILFLVLGVQIVVMYARLLLPLYSVIGGS; this is encoded by the coding sequence ATGCACAAAATATCAATGAAGGCGCAGGCTAAGTGCTGTTCGACGCTGAGTTTTCTGCTGGGGGCTGGTTTCACGCTCGCGCAGGGAATGGCGTTTTTGCAGGTACAGATGCCGCGCTGGCAAACGCAACTCGCGGCCACGGCCGATAAAATGGCGGCAGGGGCGTCGGTCACGGATGCCTTTGCGGCTGGCGGCTTTTCACCGGTCGTGTGCACACAGCTAGGGCTATCGGGTCAACATGGCAACTTGGATCAAACCTTACGCGAACTCTCCGATTACCTGACCTTGTTGCAAGAGTCTCGCGGCAAGGTCGGACAGCTGCTGGCATATCCGCTTACGCTGTTTGGCTTACTCACTATCCTGCAAGCGGGCATCGTGTACTGGGTCCTCCCGCAAATGACGGCGAAACCGGCGGGCGCGATGGTGCCGCAGATATTGTTGATTGTATTTGTTTTGCTGGTTAGTGGCGGGGTGGTGCTGATTATGAAGGGGCTAGATGAGAGCGCCCGCTACCGTTTGCTCCGCCACGTGCCAATTGTTGGCGGGATGCTCGCGCGCTACTACCAGTATGAATTTGCGATTGGGGCGGCGAGCTTTCTCGGGGTCGGCCGCGACCTGGCGGATTATTGTGACTATTTATCTGAACGGGGCACGGGTCCGTTAGCAGAACTCGGCGACCGGGTCACTGTGGCCGTTGCGCAAGGCGAGCCACTACCAGCCGCGCTGCACAATGCCCTGGTGCCACAAGGATTTGTGCAGTTGGTCGAAATGGGTCAGGAACCAGAACTATTTAGTCGGTCCGTGGCGGCTTACGCCAAGGGGATGTTCGGTGAACTGCAGGCCCAGATGAATCAGTTGCTGGGCTTTGTGCAACCAATTTTGTTTCTAGTGCTGGGGGTTCAAATTGTCGTCATGTACGCGCGGCTGTTATTGCCGCTGTATTCGGTGATTGGGGGTAGTTAA
- a CDS encoding ATPase, T2SS/T4P/T4SS family, with product MRSSKYMGEEVRVIDIDAILTAAHAANASDIYLFPVGRFYKLQVRYPTRIEVAQERVPLAQASTWINLLKYRAGMNLSEHRRVQQGATYHGQSKCYLRLSSAGDYQDRESLVIRLIAAVPPVLPTGEANMQWLEQLATQRGLLTVCGPTGAGKTTLLYQLAQRLATQRVVMTIEDPVEVDEPNFLQLQVNNAAGMTYASLLKAALRHRPDVVIIGELRDQETGTAACEAALAGHIVLTTVHTDRADDVPLRLEALGVPPKLIAGALKASAQVRLTAMDDIVPLVEIWRWRRGKGTQVTANLAEQEARLHAQNINEGAG from the coding sequence TTGCGTTCTTCGAAATATATGGGTGAGGAGGTGAGGGTCATCGATATTGATGCCATCTTAACAGCCGCGCACGCGGCAAACGCGAGTGATATCTATCTGTTTCCTGTCGGGCGATTCTACAAGTTGCAGGTGCGCTATCCCACGCGTATCGAAGTGGCGCAGGAACGCGTGCCACTTGCACAAGCGAGCACGTGGATTAATTTGTTGAAATACCGCGCGGGGATGAACCTGTCCGAACATCGTCGGGTGCAACAAGGCGCCACCTACCATGGTCAGTCCAAGTGCTACCTGCGCCTGAGCAGTGCGGGAGATTATCAGGATCGTGAGTCACTGGTGATTCGGTTAATTGCGGCCGTGCCGCCCGTGTTACCAACGGGTGAGGCTAACATGCAGTGGTTGGAACAACTGGCAACGCAGCGCGGGCTGCTGACAGTATGCGGGCCAACGGGGGCGGGTAAAACCACATTGCTATACCAGTTGGCCCAACGCCTGGCGACACAACGGGTGGTGATGACAATTGAGGACCCCGTGGAAGTCGATGAACCGAATTTTTTGCAGTTGCAGGTGAATAACGCGGCGGGGATGACCTATGCGAGCTTGCTTAAGGCAGCACTACGGCATCGACCTGACGTGGTCATTATCGGTGAACTCCGGGATCAGGAAACGGGCACTGCCGCCTGCGAAGCTGCACTAGCCGGGCACATTGTGCTCACGACGGTGCACACCGACAGGGCGGATGACGTTCCATTACGGTTGGAGGCGCTGGGGGTGCCGCCAAAGCTGATTGCGGGTGCGTTGAAGGCATCTGCACAGGTGCGGCTGACGGCCATGGATGACATTGTGCCGCTAGTTGAAATCTGGCGGTGGCGGCGGGGCAAGGGGACGCAGGTGACCGCGAATTTGGCAGAACAGGAGGCGCGATTGCATGCACAAAATATCAATGAAGGCGCAGGCTAA
- a CDS encoding YebC/PmpR family DNA-binding transcriptional regulator: MSGHSKWHNIQGRKNAQDAKRGKIFQKISRELFMAAKQGGPDPSGNPGLRLMMDKARAANMPKDVVNRAIKKAENGDKTSYDEVTYEGYGPNGIGILVEAMTDNKNRTSSDVKVAITRHGGTMAGAGAVSFMFDRKGKIVIDREDLDTTEDDMLEAALDAGAEDLQVTDEEFTILTDPKEFTAVRDALKDQGFTFSSADLAMIPQNKIEVPEDKEESFQNLLDALDANDDVTDVYTSAEWADEKDDAK, translated from the coding sequence ATGTCAGGACATTCCAAGTGGCACAACATCCAAGGCCGTAAGAACGCGCAGGATGCTAAGCGTGGGAAGATCTTCCAAAAGATTTCTCGTGAGCTTTTCATGGCAGCAAAGCAAGGTGGTCCTGATCCTAGCGGTAACCCTGGTCTTCGGCTCATGATGGATAAGGCCCGTGCGGCAAACATGCCAAAGGACGTTGTGAACCGTGCGATCAAGAAGGCTGAAAACGGCGATAAGACAAGTTATGACGAAGTAACCTACGAAGGCTACGGTCCTAACGGGATTGGGATTCTTGTTGAAGCCATGACTGACAACAAGAACCGGACCAGTTCAGACGTCAAGGTTGCCATCACCCGTCATGGTGGTACCATGGCCGGCGCTGGCGCCGTATCGTTCATGTTCGACCGCAAGGGTAAGATTGTAATCGACCGTGAAGATCTTGATACCACTGAAGATGACATGCTGGAAGCAGCACTGGACGCTGGTGCCGAAGATTTGCAGGTGACGGACGAAGAGTTCACGATTCTGACAGATCCTAAGGAATTCACCGCCGTTCGTGATGCGTTGAAGGACCAAGGCTTTACCTTCAGCTCAGCTGACTTAGCAATGATTCCTCAGAACAAAATCGAAGTGCCAGAGGATAAGGAAGAATCCTTCCAGAACCTGTTGGACGCTCTCGATGCTAACGATGACGTTACCGATGTTTACACCAGTGCCGAATGGGCTGATGAAAAAGACGACGCCAAGTAA
- a CDS encoding VanZ family protein, with protein sequence MKVIKKYRWLLLALLVLAVLFVSSSMTYRQQTAVPLLERVLHNEPGRDWLSRLRINYGAGEIISVHTRGYFAFVEFLMRKFAHFATYFLLSSFLFVYLDQHVQPRWLQFLLTPLAVGGLAALDEWHQLFTGDRSPEVQDVILDMTGALVAVIVICAWRWFRRRKKSPSA encoded by the coding sequence ATGAAAGTGATTAAAAAATACCGATGGCTACTGCTGGCACTCCTGGTGCTGGCAGTTTTGTTTGTCAGCAGTTCCATGACATATCGGCAGCAGACGGCTGTGCCACTGCTGGAACGGGTCCTACACAATGAACCGGGACGCGACTGGTTAAGCCGCCTGCGGATTAATTATGGGGCCGGTGAGATTATCAGTGTTCACACGCGTGGCTACTTTGCCTTCGTGGAATTTCTGATGCGCAAGTTTGCTCATTTTGCGACGTATTTCTTATTGAGTAGCTTCCTATTTGTTTACCTGGACCAGCACGTGCAGCCGCGGTGGCTCCAATTTTTGCTGACGCCGCTTGCGGTCGGCGGACTTGCCGCTCTCGACGAATGGCACCAGTTATTCACGGGCGACCGCTCGCCAGAAGTGCAGGATGTCATTCTGGATATGACAGGCGCATTGGTAGCGGTTATCGTGATATGTGCGTGGCGCTGGTTCAGACGGCGAAAAAAGTCACCTTCTGCGTAA
- the glmS gene encoding glutamine--fructose-6-phosphate transaminase (isomerizing), with the protein MCGIVGVVGNVNAKDVLLGGLKKLEYRGYDSAGIYVNDKTGTPTLIKRVGRISKLEAAIPAALSGTQGIGHTRWATSGAPSIENAHPHVSADGRFYMVHNGVLTNAAQLRDKYLQDVTLVSDTDTEIAVQLLAKFVAAGNDVMTALHKLTAMVEGSYAFAIADRDDASRIYAAKSKSPLLIAKGKGFNALASDALALLDRTHEFVELNDGELVELTADTIHIENAAGATQNRDSYTLDIDATATDKGAYPYYMLKEIDEQPAVLRRLLTAYVKPDGHVDMPANLLNALAAADRLYFVAAGTSYHASLAAAPMFEELAHVPVSVHLASEFGYHMPLLSERPMFIFLTQSGETADIRQVLVKVKAQHLPTLTITNVPTSTLAREADYALSLHAGPEIAVASTKAYTAQVATCSLLAKALGEYKGVAAAEQLDLFHELSMIADAQQSQVDEKEVIHTIVKDALATTRNAFYIGRGSDYYVALEAALKLKEISYVQAEGFAAGELKHGTIALIEKDTPVIAIITDPVTAAHTRANASETAARGAKVITLAAKGLAAPGDDLELADVHPLLSPLAAIIPCQLLAYYTSMDRGYDVDRPRNLAKSVTVE; encoded by the coding sequence ATGTGCGGAATTGTCGGAGTGGTTGGGAACGTTAATGCAAAGGATGTCCTGCTGGGCGGCCTGAAAAAACTTGAATACCGGGGTTATGATTCGGCCGGTATTTACGTTAATGACAAAACTGGTACACCTACCTTGATCAAGCGGGTTGGGCGGATTAGCAAACTGGAGGCCGCAATTCCAGCAGCCCTCAGCGGGACCCAGGGTATTGGCCACACGCGGTGGGCAACTTCCGGTGCACCTAGCATCGAAAACGCGCACCCCCACGTGTCAGCAGATGGTCGTTTCTACATGGTTCACAACGGTGTACTGACCAACGCGGCGCAGCTGCGCGATAAGTACCTGCAAGATGTGACCCTCGTCTCTGACACGGATACTGAAATTGCGGTGCAATTACTCGCCAAGTTTGTGGCAGCAGGCAACGACGTCATGACGGCGCTGCACAAATTGACCGCGATGGTTGAAGGGTCATACGCCTTTGCCATTGCCGACCGTGATGATGCGAGCCGGATTTATGCCGCCAAGAGCAAGTCGCCACTATTGATTGCAAAGGGCAAAGGGTTCAACGCCCTGGCCAGCGACGCACTTGCGTTGCTAGATCGGACCCACGAATTTGTTGAGCTGAATGATGGTGAGCTGGTTGAATTAACCGCCGACACGATTCACATTGAAAATGCCGCCGGTGCAACGCAGAATCGGGATAGCTACACACTCGATATTGACGCTACCGCGACAGACAAGGGCGCTTACCCGTACTACATGCTCAAGGAAATTGACGAACAACCTGCCGTATTGCGCCGCCTGCTGACAGCCTACGTTAAGCCGGACGGTCATGTGGACATGCCTGCAAACTTGCTGAACGCACTTGCGGCGGCTGACCGGCTGTACTTCGTTGCTGCAGGGACGAGTTACCATGCCAGCTTGGCCGCAGCTCCGATGTTTGAGGAATTGGCTCATGTGCCCGTTTCCGTGCACCTCGCCAGCGAGTTTGGTTACCACATGCCGTTGCTGAGCGAACGCCCGATGTTTATCTTCCTCACCCAGAGCGGTGAAACGGCAGATATTCGGCAGGTGCTTGTGAAGGTGAAGGCGCAGCATTTGCCAACGTTAACCATCACGAACGTGCCAACCTCAACGCTGGCCCGGGAGGCTGATTACGCATTGAGCCTACATGCTGGCCCCGAAATTGCCGTTGCGTCCACCAAGGCGTACACCGCACAAGTTGCGACCTGCAGTCTTCTCGCCAAGGCTCTGGGTGAATACAAGGGTGTCGCTGCCGCAGAGCAACTCGACTTATTCCACGAATTGAGCATGATTGCTGATGCTCAGCAGAGTCAGGTAGACGAAAAGGAAGTCATTCACACCATTGTGAAGGACGCCCTGGCGACGACCCGCAACGCCTTCTACATCGGTCGCGGTTCAGATTACTACGTGGCATTGGAAGCGGCGCTGAAGCTGAAGGAAATTTCCTATGTTCAGGCAGAAGGTTTTGCCGCTGGTGAACTTAAGCACGGTACCATCGCACTGATCGAAAAGGACACCCCCGTGATTGCCATTATCACAGATCCCGTCACGGCCGCCCACACCCGGGCAAATGCGTCCGAAACCGCTGCTCGTGGCGCCAAGGTTATTACCCTGGCGGCAAAGGGGCTGGCGGCGCCTGGCGACGACCTGGAGCTGGCGGACGTGCACCCACTGCTGAGCCCACTAGCGGCAATCATTCCTTGTCAGCTACTGGCATACTACACCAGCATGGATCGCGGCTATGATGTCGACCGGCCACGTAACCTGGCAAAGTCCGTTACCGTCGAATAA
- the glmM gene encoding phosphoglucosamine mutase, with translation MTKYFGTDGVRGVANETLSPELAFRLGRAGGYVLSQQQKDDKAPLVLVSRDTRISGQMLADALISGLLSVGIEVLSLGVITTPAVAYLIKVQGAAAGVQITASHNPAQDNGIKFFGPDGNKLSDEMELDIEALLDAPEDKLPRPSAKGLGTVADYPESVQKYTQFLENTVTEDLSGMKVSLDAANGATSKLVSRLFADLDTDFDTMATSPDGVNINAGVGSTHPEQLAKMVVEKGSQLGLAFDGDGDRCIAVDENGEIVDGDKIMFILANYMRSQGRLKQDTLVTTVMSNLGLYKALEANGMKSVQTDVGDRHVFVQMRDHGYNIGGEQSGHVILFDYHNTGDGMLTGIQLMSVMAATGKKLSELAAPVTDYPQKLVNVPVSDKNAWKNYPAITEVIKQVEDQMAGDGRVLVRPSGTESLLRVMAEAKTEELVNAYVDQIVRVVEDEMGK, from the coding sequence ATGACTAAATATTTTGGAACTGACGGTGTACGCGGGGTAGCGAACGAAACGCTAAGCCCAGAACTGGCCTTTCGTTTGGGCCGTGCGGGTGGCTACGTCTTAAGTCAGCAGCAAAAGGACGACAAGGCGCCACTTGTCTTGGTTTCACGCGACACCCGAATTTCCGGTCAGATGCTCGCAGATGCTTTGATTTCTGGCCTGCTGTCCGTTGGGATTGAAGTGCTGTCACTTGGTGTCATCACCACACCAGCAGTTGCCTACCTGATTAAGGTGCAGGGCGCTGCTGCCGGGGTTCAAATTACGGCATCTCACAACCCTGCTCAGGATAATGGGATTAAGTTCTTTGGGCCAGATGGTAACAAGCTGTCCGACGAGATGGAATTGGACATCGAAGCCTTGCTCGACGCCCCTGAAGACAAGTTGCCACGCCCAAGTGCCAAGGGTCTGGGGACCGTTGCGGACTACCCAGAGAGTGTGCAGAAGTACACCCAGTTCCTGGAGAACACCGTGACAGAAGATTTGTCTGGCATGAAAGTTTCACTGGATGCTGCGAACGGGGCAACGAGCAAGTTGGTGAGCCGCCTCTTCGCTGATTTGGACACGGACTTCGACACCATGGCGACCAGCCCAGATGGCGTGAACATTAATGCTGGCGTTGGGTCCACGCACCCTGAACAGCTGGCCAAGATGGTCGTTGAGAAGGGCTCTCAGCTCGGCCTCGCCTTCGATGGGGATGGCGACCGCTGCATCGCGGTGGATGAAAATGGTGAAATTGTCGATGGCGACAAGATCATGTTCATCCTGGCCAACTACATGCGTTCCCAGGGTCGTTTAAAGCAAGATACCCTGGTCACAACCGTGATGAGCAACCTTGGCTTGTACAAGGCCCTCGAAGCTAACGGCATGAAGTCCGTTCAGACCGATGTTGGTGACCGCCACGTCTTCGTGCAGATGCGCGATCACGGCTACAACATTGGTGGTGAACAGAGTGGTCACGTCATTCTCTTCGACTACCACAACACTGGGGATGGCATGCTGACGGGGATCCAGCTCATGTCCGTTATGGCTGCAACCGGCAAGAAGCTCTCCGAATTGGCTGCACCCGTGACGGATTACCCTCAGAAGTTGGTCAACGTGCCAGTTTCTGACAAGAATGCCTGGAAGAATTACCCTGCCATTACCGAGGTGATCAAGCAGGTCGAAGATCAGATGGCCGGTGATGGCCGTGTTCTGGTCCGCCCTAGTGGGACCGAAAGCCTCCTGCGGGTCATGGCAGAGGCCAAGACCGAGGAACTCGTTAATGCCTATGTGGATCAAATTGTCCGCGTTGTTGAAGACGAAATGGGCAAGTAA
- a CDS encoding YbbR-like domain-containing protein, whose product MSKIWDSPWVYRILALILTLGLFVYVNQEKLNKTFPANRNDDTSVLASKKETVRVPLQLNADTDKYFITGYPEKVKVTIEGSAALVTAVTNTQNFRVVADLRKLSVGTHTVKLTQQGLSKQLTYKIQPATIKVSISDRINKTMPVQVHYNKDAIADGYQAGTPQLSADTVQVTGSRNEIDRIFELSASVTLNRNTKQTVNQTVVVQALDSNGNTLNVVVAPETVRVKLPVTLPSKRVDIKLKQAGTGVSDMTYSLKTSTKSVRIYGAAAALKKVDSIEVPVDVSGVKKAKSVNINLVHADSDLTDADPSTIKVDIGVEPKANANLSSTPDMAN is encoded by the coding sequence ATGAGTAAAATCTGGGATAGCCCTTGGGTTTACCGCATCTTGGCGCTGATTTTAACCCTGGGTCTGTTTGTCTACGTGAATCAGGAGAAGTTGAATAAGACCTTCCCTGCTAACCGCAACGATGACACGAGTGTGCTGGCTTCCAAGAAGGAAACCGTCCGCGTGCCACTGCAGCTGAACGCCGACACGGATAAATACTTCATCACAGGTTACCCTGAAAAGGTGAAGGTCACGATTGAAGGCTCCGCTGCGCTGGTCACTGCGGTCACCAACACGCAGAACTTCCGGGTGGTTGCTGACTTGCGCAAACTCAGCGTCGGCACACATACGGTTAAGCTCACGCAACAAGGCCTCAGCAAGCAGCTGACCTACAAGATCCAGCCAGCCACGATTAAGGTCTCCATTTCCGATCGGATCAACAAGACGATGCCGGTGCAGGTCCACTACAACAAGGACGCCATTGCCGACGGGTACCAGGCCGGCACGCCGCAATTGTCTGCAGATACCGTGCAAGTGACAGGATCACGCAACGAGATTGACCGCATCTTTGAATTGTCTGCGAGTGTCACACTGAATCGCAACACGAAACAAACGGTCAATCAAACGGTGGTAGTCCAGGCCTTGGATAGTAATGGCAACACACTTAACGTTGTCGTTGCGCCGGAAACAGTACGCGTTAAATTGCCCGTCACCTTGCCAAGCAAGCGGGTTGATATTAAGCTAAAACAGGCTGGGACGGGTGTCAGTGATATGACATACTCGCTGAAAACGTCAACCAAGTCGGTTCGGATATACGGTGCGGCGGCGGCGCTAAAGAAGGTTGATTCCATCGAAGTGCCCGTTGACGTGTCCGGAGTTAAAAAGGCCAAATCAGTGAACATCAATCTGGTTCACGCGGACTCTGACTTAACGGACGCCGACCCATCGACAATCAAGGTTGATATTGGCGTTGAACCCAAGGCAAATGCGAACTTGTCATCGACGCCAGACATGGCCAATTAA